A region from the Xenopus laevis strain J_2021 chromosome 4S, Xenopus_laevis_v10.1, whole genome shotgun sequence genome encodes:
- the lrfn4.S gene encoding leucine-rich repeat and fibronectin type-III domain-containing protein 4 isoform X1: MAKEAKTTMEKLFWGVLLVGSLVKVAHTCPFHCTCQNLSESLSTLCANKGLLYVPINIDRRTVELRLADNFIRVVQQEDFLNMTGLVDLTLSRNTIDNIKPYTFGDLESLRSLHLDGNRLIVIHDEALRGMLNLQHLTINNNQLVTIPVATFDDFLLSLEDLDLSYNNLVSVPWEAIQNMVSLHTLNLDHNLIESVMEGTFSELYKLSRLDMTSNRLHTLPPDPLFVRSQTGVIIPTPYTSTIVLNFGGNPFHCNCELLWLRRLVREDDMETCASPSQLAARYFWSIPEEEFTCEPPLITRHTHQLWVLEGQRATLKCRAIGDPEPVIHWVSPDDKIMQNSSRTASYRNGTLDILVTTIRDDGSYTCIAINAAGESTAQVDLKMIPLPHRNNGSISVFRQDPGSSDITTSSKASANVTEGKRLHEHAVIVSDVTSSSALIRWFMNRSAYIVWMYQVQYNCTDDETLVYRILPSTTKHFALKHLVSGVDYDLCILAISDDVATSLAATRSLGCVQFSTGETYPDCRSLHAHFLGGTLTIIIGGIIVVTLLVFTAGMMVRYKVCSSTHTDIPKVTNVYSQTNGSQLAHNRLPLQYRMNNDSAKPSCSNITYRADTGRIVHGVKPQRRKTRHREVKEREENKSAVESDVARTVHGSSPEDYIVFGVPKAKRSCSVDMGEMATTTCYSYAKQLSIVWTKRSQSVHGMLSNCGTELSRGKVLFSSSDELEESVV, translated from the exons ATGGCAAAAG aggCAAAGACTACCATGGAAAAATTGTTCTGGGGTGTCCTGTTGGTAGGAAGCCTTGTGAAAGTCGCCCATACTTGCCCCTTTCACTGCACCTGTCAGAATCTCTCAGAATCCCTAAGTACACTTTGCGCAAACAAAGGACTTTTATATGTTCCAATTAACATTGACCGCAGGACTGTAGAATTAAGGCTCGCTGACAATTTCATCCGTGTGGTACAGCAAGAAGATTTCCTTAACATGACCGGGCTTGTGGACCTAACATTGTCCAGAAACACCATTGACAATATCAAACCTTATACTTTTGGAGACCTGGAAAGCCTACGATCTCTACACTTAGATGGGAATCGTCTCATCGTGATACATGACGAAGCCTTAAGAGGGATGCTTAACCTTCAGCATCTAACAATTAATAACAACCAACTAGTAACAATTCCAGTAGCAACATTTGATGATTTCCTTCTTTCCTTGGAGGACCTAGATTTGTCTTATAACAACTTAGTTAGTGTACCATGGGAAGCTATTCAAAATATGGTCAGTCTTCACACTCTCAACCTTGACCATAATCTGATAGAATCTGTAATGGAAGGGACCTTTTCAGAGCTGTATAAGCTCTCACGGTTGGATATGACATCCAACAGACTTCATACTCTACCTCCAGACCCACTCTTCGTGCGTTCTCAGACTGGGGTCATTATCCCAACACCTTATACATCCACCATTGTGCTCAACTTTGGAGGCAATCCATTCCACTGCAATTGTGAGCTCCTTTGGTTACGCCGCCTGGTTAGAGAAGATGATATGGAAACTTGTGCTTCTCCTTCTCAGTTGGCTGCCCGCTATTTTTGGTCTATACCAGAAGAAGAGTTTACCTGTGAGCCCCCTCTTATCACCCGTCATACACATCAGCTGTGGGTGTTAGAAGGGCAGAGAGCTACTCTAAAGTGCCGAGCTATTGGAGACCCAGAGCCAGTCATCCACTGGGTATCTCCAGACGATAAGATTATGCAAAATTCCTCCAGAACAGCTTCATACAGAAATGGGACTTTAGATATATTGGTTACTACAATCAGGGATGATGGATCATACACTTGTATAGCCATAAATGCTGCTGGAGAATCAACAGCCCAGGTGGATTTAAAAATGATCCCTTTGCCCCATCGCAACAATGGGAGTATCAGTGTTTTCAGGCAGGACCCAGGGTCTTCTGATATTACTACATCATCTAAAGCATCTGCAAATGTCACAGAGGGGAAAAGATTGCATGAACATGCGGTTATAGTTTCAGATGTAACTTCTTCATCTGCCTTGATTCGTTGGTTCATGAACAGGTCAGCCTACATAGTGTGGATGTATCAGGTCCAGTATAATTGCACAGATGATGAAACCCTTGTGTACAG GATCCTGCCATCTACAACCAAGCACTTTGCCTTAAAGCACTTGGTATCGGGAGTGGATTATGACCTCTGCATACTGGCCATTTCGGATGATGTTGCCACGTCCTTAGCAGCGACTAGGTCACTGGGTTGTGTTCAGTTCAGTACTGGAGAGACATACCCAGACTGCCGGTCTTTGCATGCTCATTTCCTCGGGGGTACCTTAACCATCATCATAGGAGGAATCATTGTAGTCACATTGTTGGTCTTTACAGCGGGCATGATGGTCAGATATAAGGTTTGCAGTAGCACCCATACAGACATTCCCAAGGTTACTAATGTTTACTCACAGACCAATGGAAGTCAGCTTGCCCACAATAGATTGCCTCTTCAATATAGGATGAACAATGACTCCGCTAAACCTAGCTGCTCAAATATAACTTATAGAGCAGATACAGGAAGGATTGTGCATGGTGTCAAGCCACAAAGAAGAAAGACCAGACACAGAGaagtgaaagagagagaggagaacAAAAGCGCTGTGGAATCAGACGTGGCTAGGACAGTACATGGTTCAAGTCCAGAAGATTACATTGTTTTTGGTGTTCCAAAAGCCAAGCGCAGCTGCTCTGTGGATATGGGGGAAATGGCAACTACTACTTGTTATAGTTATGCAAAGCAACTAAGTATTGTATGGACAAAACGAAGTCAGTCTGTGCATGGCATGCTCTCAAACTGTGGGACTGAGTTATCCAGGGGAAAAGTGTTATTTTCTAGCTCAGATGAGCTTGAAGAAAGTGTGGTGTAG
- the lrfn4.S gene encoding leucine-rich repeat and fibronectin type-III domain-containing protein 4 isoform X2 yields the protein MEKLFWGVLLVGSLVKVAHTCPFHCTCQNLSESLSTLCANKGLLYVPINIDRRTVELRLADNFIRVVQQEDFLNMTGLVDLTLSRNTIDNIKPYTFGDLESLRSLHLDGNRLIVIHDEALRGMLNLQHLTINNNQLVTIPVATFDDFLLSLEDLDLSYNNLVSVPWEAIQNMVSLHTLNLDHNLIESVMEGTFSELYKLSRLDMTSNRLHTLPPDPLFVRSQTGVIIPTPYTSTIVLNFGGNPFHCNCELLWLRRLVREDDMETCASPSQLAARYFWSIPEEEFTCEPPLITRHTHQLWVLEGQRATLKCRAIGDPEPVIHWVSPDDKIMQNSSRTASYRNGTLDILVTTIRDDGSYTCIAINAAGESTAQVDLKMIPLPHRNNGSISVFRQDPGSSDITTSSKASANVTEGKRLHEHAVIVSDVTSSSALIRWFMNRSAYIVWMYQVQYNCTDDETLVYRILPSTTKHFALKHLVSGVDYDLCILAISDDVATSLAATRSLGCVQFSTGETYPDCRSLHAHFLGGTLTIIIGGIIVVTLLVFTAGMMVRYKVCSSTHTDIPKVTNVYSQTNGSQLAHNRLPLQYRMNNDSAKPSCSNITYRADTGRIVHGVKPQRRKTRHREVKEREENKSAVESDVARTVHGSSPEDYIVFGVPKAKRSCSVDMGEMATTTCYSYAKQLSIVWTKRSQSVHGMLSNCGTELSRGKVLFSSSDELEESVV from the exons ATGGAAAAATTGTTCTGGGGTGTCCTGTTGGTAGGAAGCCTTGTGAAAGTCGCCCATACTTGCCCCTTTCACTGCACCTGTCAGAATCTCTCAGAATCCCTAAGTACACTTTGCGCAAACAAAGGACTTTTATATGTTCCAATTAACATTGACCGCAGGACTGTAGAATTAAGGCTCGCTGACAATTTCATCCGTGTGGTACAGCAAGAAGATTTCCTTAACATGACCGGGCTTGTGGACCTAACATTGTCCAGAAACACCATTGACAATATCAAACCTTATACTTTTGGAGACCTGGAAAGCCTACGATCTCTACACTTAGATGGGAATCGTCTCATCGTGATACATGACGAAGCCTTAAGAGGGATGCTTAACCTTCAGCATCTAACAATTAATAACAACCAACTAGTAACAATTCCAGTAGCAACATTTGATGATTTCCTTCTTTCCTTGGAGGACCTAGATTTGTCTTATAACAACTTAGTTAGTGTACCATGGGAAGCTATTCAAAATATGGTCAGTCTTCACACTCTCAACCTTGACCATAATCTGATAGAATCTGTAATGGAAGGGACCTTTTCAGAGCTGTATAAGCTCTCACGGTTGGATATGACATCCAACAGACTTCATACTCTACCTCCAGACCCACTCTTCGTGCGTTCTCAGACTGGGGTCATTATCCCAACACCTTATACATCCACCATTGTGCTCAACTTTGGAGGCAATCCATTCCACTGCAATTGTGAGCTCCTTTGGTTACGCCGCCTGGTTAGAGAAGATGATATGGAAACTTGTGCTTCTCCTTCTCAGTTGGCTGCCCGCTATTTTTGGTCTATACCAGAAGAAGAGTTTACCTGTGAGCCCCCTCTTATCACCCGTCATACACATCAGCTGTGGGTGTTAGAAGGGCAGAGAGCTACTCTAAAGTGCCGAGCTATTGGAGACCCAGAGCCAGTCATCCACTGGGTATCTCCAGACGATAAGATTATGCAAAATTCCTCCAGAACAGCTTCATACAGAAATGGGACTTTAGATATATTGGTTACTACAATCAGGGATGATGGATCATACACTTGTATAGCCATAAATGCTGCTGGAGAATCAACAGCCCAGGTGGATTTAAAAATGATCCCTTTGCCCCATCGCAACAATGGGAGTATCAGTGTTTTCAGGCAGGACCCAGGGTCTTCTGATATTACTACATCATCTAAAGCATCTGCAAATGTCACAGAGGGGAAAAGATTGCATGAACATGCGGTTATAGTTTCAGATGTAACTTCTTCATCTGCCTTGATTCGTTGGTTCATGAACAGGTCAGCCTACATAGTGTGGATGTATCAGGTCCAGTATAATTGCACAGATGATGAAACCCTTGTGTACAG GATCCTGCCATCTACAACCAAGCACTTTGCCTTAAAGCACTTGGTATCGGGAGTGGATTATGACCTCTGCATACTGGCCATTTCGGATGATGTTGCCACGTCCTTAGCAGCGACTAGGTCACTGGGTTGTGTTCAGTTCAGTACTGGAGAGACATACCCAGACTGCCGGTCTTTGCATGCTCATTTCCTCGGGGGTACCTTAACCATCATCATAGGAGGAATCATTGTAGTCACATTGTTGGTCTTTACAGCGGGCATGATGGTCAGATATAAGGTTTGCAGTAGCACCCATACAGACATTCCCAAGGTTACTAATGTTTACTCACAGACCAATGGAAGTCAGCTTGCCCACAATAGATTGCCTCTTCAATATAGGATGAACAATGACTCCGCTAAACCTAGCTGCTCAAATATAACTTATAGAGCAGATACAGGAAGGATTGTGCATGGTGTCAAGCCACAAAGAAGAAAGACCAGACACAGAGaagtgaaagagagagaggagaacAAAAGCGCTGTGGAATCAGACGTGGCTAGGACAGTACATGGTTCAAGTCCAGAAGATTACATTGTTTTTGGTGTTCCAAAAGCCAAGCGCAGCTGCTCTGTGGATATGGGGGAAATGGCAACTACTACTTGTTATAGTTATGCAAAGCAACTAAGTATTGTATGGACAAAACGAAGTCAGTCTGTGCATGGCATGCTCTCAAACTGTGGGACTGAGTTATCCAGGGGAAAAGTGTTATTTTCTAGCTCAGATGAGCTTGAAGAAAGTGTGGTGTAG